The DNA sequence AACTTGGTCCCGAGCATCGACCATTATATTTGCAATGGTCGGTCATACAATTGCTGTTCATAACGGAAAGGAGCATTTACCTATTTATATAACGGAGCGTATGGTGGGTCACAAATTGGGAGAATTCGCGCCTACTCTGACTTTCCGGGGACACGCGAGAAACGATAATAGATCTCGGCGATaatgataatattaatataGTTAATGTATTAATGTAATCAAAAGTTAAATAAGTGCTCTCAtgatttattcttatttttattggtGTGTGTGAGGTAAAACCCTATGACTATGATAAAGAAGACCTCGGGTACAGAAATACGAGCTTTAGCTCGACATATAGGTATGTCTGCTCAAAAGCACGAAGGGTAATTGATCAAATTCGCGGTTGCTCCTATGAGCAACACTTATGATACTGGAACTCATGCCTTATCGAGCATGTTACCccattttcaaattagtttATTCCGCAGCAGCAAATGCTAGTCACAATAGGGGTTTGAAAGAAGCTGATTTATTTATTAGTAAAGCCGAAGTCAACGAAGGTGTTATCGTCAAAAGGTTAAAACCGCGAGCTCGGGGACGTAGTTACCCAATAAAAAGACCCACCTGTCATATAACTATTGTATTGAGCGAAGACCtaacttcaatttaaaaatatttgattttcaaaacatgactTTTAGTTTAGAAAGAGAATATTGGTAGGTAGATATGGGACAGAAAATAATCCACTTGGTTTCAGACTTGGTACAACCCAAAGTCATCGTTCCTTTTGGTTCGCACAACCaaaaattattccaaaggtctccaggaagatgaaaaaatacgGGATTGTATCAAGAATTATGTACAAAAACATATGAGAATATCCTCAGGTTTTGAAGGAATTGCACgtatagatattaaaaaaagaatcgATTTGATCCAAGTCATAATTCATATTGGATTCGCCAATATGTTAATAGAGGGTCGAGCCCGAGGAATCGAAGAATTACAGACTAATGTACAAAAAAGCTTTCATTCTGTGAACCGAAGACTCAACATTGCTATCGCAAGAGTTGCAAGACCTTACGGGCAACCTAATATTCTTGCAGAATATATCGCTCTGCAATTAAAGAATAGAGTTTCCTTTAGAAAGGCAATGAAAAAGCTATTGAATTAGCTGAACAAGCGGATGCAAAGGGAATTCAGGTACAAATTGCAGGACGTCTCAATGGAAACGAAATTGCCCGCGTTGAATGGATTAGAGAAGGTAGGGTTCCCCTACAGACCATTCGAGTGAAAATTGATTATTGTTCCTATCCAGTTCGAACTATCTATGGAGTATTAGggataaaaatttggatatttttggaTGAAGAGTAATGGCTCCTTTTCTTGCGATTCTATTCATGGATACTTATCCATGGACAGggcaaaaaactcaatttagttTAGGTCTTTTCCGTTTAGTCAAAACGGatcaattatatatgtttgaataacAATTCGATTTACCACTTTGATATGATAGAATTGCTATGCTTAGTGTGTGACTCGTTGGGACTAAAGAAAGAATTGGACCCTAcctaatataaatataaattaataaccaGCTCATTGCTTCGTATTCTCAGATCCAAGGAATCGGTCattatatgagataataatcaTATATTTGTAGCAACTGAAATCCTTTTTcaataaagtaaaaatgaatcttgATTGATTGTGTAAGTTGTGAAACCAAAATAGAGGGATGCGGATGAATGGaaggatgagagaaagagagaaggggaaaagaaTGATATATTATTCCAATATGTATGGTCTATGAATCATCTTAGAAAGGGCAATGTGATAAGGcatcatatactataatataattcAATTCATCTATAATTGAgatagatttcaaaaaataaagagcatTGAGTCGATAGAGACTGAGGAGATTGACTCAGGGACAGATTAAATTAGAAGCTCCATTGCAGAATTCAGACCTCGACATTAATGGAGGAGAAGCTATGGGAACGACGGAACCTGTGACTGCGGAGGATTCGATTGAAAACGAATCCTAATGATTCACTGGACGGGATGGCGGAACGCGCCGGGAACGAACTGATTTCTTCGAAGAGGTTATGGAGCGACCCTACGAATAAAGCAGATAAATATAAAGAGTAAATATTCGCCCGCGAAATTTCATCCATTAAATAATCctaatattatttattgtttatttatcgTTTCATTCGCGAGGAGCTGGATGAGAAGAAACTCTCATGTCCGGTTCTGTAGTAGAGATGGAATTGAGACACTACCATCAACTATAACCCCAAAAGAACCAGGTTTCGTAAACAACATAGAGGAAGAATGAAAGGAGTATCTTATCGGGGCAATCGTATTTGTTTCGGTAAATATGCGCTTCAGGCACTTGAACCCGCTTGGATCACATCTAGACAAATAGAAGCAGGGCGCCGCGCAATGACACGATATGCCCGTCGTGGCGGAAAAATATGGGTACGTATATTCCCCGACAAACCCGTTACACTAAGACCCGCGGAAACACGTATGGGTTCGGGGAAGGGATCTCCTGAATATTGGGTATCCGTCGTTAAACCGGATCGAATACTTTATGAAATGGGCGGAGTATCAGAAACCGTAGCCAGAGCCGCTATGGAAATAGCGGCGCGCAAATGCCTATACGAACAAAATTCGTTATTGCGGAATAGGGATATCGGACCAAAGGGatatttatgaatgatgaaaaatataatctatAATCGCTGGTTTACTTATTTCTggacagaaaattttcttttccccctcgCCTCTTGCATTGaaagaactcaaataaaagaaagatgattcaACCTCAGACCTTTTTGAATGTAGCGGACAACAGCGGAGCTCGAAAATTGATGTGTATTCGAATCATAGGAGCTAGTAATTACCGATATGCTCATATCGGTGACGTTATTGTTGCTGTAATCAAAGAAGCAGTGCCAAATATGCCCCTGGAAAGATCAGAAGTAATCAGAGCTGTAATTGTACGTACATGTAAAGAACTCAAGCGCGACAACGGTATGATAATCCGGTATGATGACAATGCAGCAGTTGTCATTGATCAAGAAGGAAATCCAAAAGGCACCCGAGTTTTTGGTTCGATTGCTCGTGAATTGAGACAGTTAAATTTCACTAAGATAGTCTCATTAGCTCCCGAAGTATTATAAATAATGAACGCTAGTAGACGAGACAATGGGTAGTAGGGTCTTTGAAATGGATAAATTAGTAGATTATGTCTCAGGCATATacctttaatgaaaaataaaaaaagaaacatgttgattatatcaaagcaaaaaaaaatgatagttcgTCATGGGTAGAGACACTATTGCCGATATAATAACTTATATAAGAAATGCTGACATGGATAAAAAGGAACAGTTCGAATACCATCCACTAATATTACCgaaaacattgtgaaaatacTTCTACGAGAGGGTTTTATCGAAAATGTTAGGAAGCACCGGGAAAACAACAAGGATTTCTTGGTTTTAACCCTACGACatagaagaaataggaaaagagcacatagaaatattttaaagcGTATCAGCAGACCAGGTCTGCGAATCTATTCCAACTCTCAACGAATTCCTAGGATTTCAGGCGGGATAGGGGTTGTAATTCTTTCTACTTCTAGGGGTATAATGACAGATCGAGAAGCTCGACTAGAAAGAATTGGAggagaaattttgttttatatatggtGAGGTGATCATCTGGTATACGAATTTGATACGTAACTTCctatttatgaaaaagagagTAGAGGTGGGTTGTCTATGTCACTCCTCCTACATTAGTTAATACTTCAAGGAGGTTACCtggaatgaaagaacaaaaattgatcCATGAAGGTTTAATTACTGAATCACTTCCCAATGGCATGTTCTGGGTTCGCTTAGATAACGAAGACCTGGTTCTAGGTTATGTTTCAGGGCGGATACGACGTAGTTTTATACGAATACTACCAGGAGATAGAGTAAAAATAGAAGTCAGCCGTTATGATTCAACAAGGGGACGTATAATTTATAGACTTCGCAATAAAGATTCAAACGATTaggtatttaaattttcatgggGATAAATTTTAAGGCTCAAACACTAACTTAAGGTGAATTAAGAAAAGagacttattttctttcaaagagtAGATTCGGAATTAAGGAACAACAATATGAAATAAGAGCTTCTGTTCGTAAGATTTGTGAAAATGTCGACTGATCCGTAGGCGAGGACGAATTATAGTAATTTGTTCTAATCCGAAACATAAACAGAGACAgggataatatttataaaaaaaaagaacttcactttctaagagacctaatgtacaaataaataaagaatttgttttcacatgaaatggatatATCCGTATATCTCTGACTCATATTTATGAGATGGCAAATAGAATATGACAAAACCTATACCAAGAATTGGTTCACGTAGAAATAGCCGTATTAGTTCACGTAAGAGTGGGTGTAGAACACCAATAGGAGTTATTCATGTTCAAGCGAGTTTCAACAATACTATTGTTACTGTTACAGACCCACAAGGTCGGGTCGTTTCTTGGTCTTCTGCGGGTACCTGTGGATTCAAGGGCACAAGAAGGGTACCCCATTTGCTGCTCAAACCGCAGCAGGAAATGCTATTCGTGCGGTAGTAGACCAGGGTATGCAACGAGCAGAAGTCATGATAAAGGGTCCCGGTCTCGGGAGAGATGCAGCATTACGAGCGATTCGTAGAAGTGGTATACTATTAAATTTTGTACGTGACGTAACCCCTATGCCGCATAATGGATGTAGACCGCCAAAAAAAAGGCGCGTTTagaataaaaatggaaaagattccAATCCAAGagaataaataattaaatgatctcatcaaataatattatattagtATGGTTCGGGAGGAAGTACCAGTATCCACTCGGACGCTACAGTGGAAGTGTGTTGAATCAAGAGCAGACAGCAAACGCCTTTATTATGGTCGTTTCGTTTTATCCCCACTTATGAAGGGTCAAGCCGATACAATCGGTATCGCGATGCGAAGGGCTTTACTTGGAGAACTAGAAGGAACATGTATTACGCGCGCAAAATCTGATAAGGTACCACATGAATATTCTACGATAGTAGGTATTGAAGAATCAGTCCAtgaaattttaatgaatttgaaaaaaattgtatttagaaGTGATCTGTACGGAACTCTCGACGCATCTATCTATGTCAGGGGCCCTAGACACGTAACTGCTCAAGATATCATCTCACCACCTTCTGTAGAAATAGTTGATACTACACAGCATATAGCTGTCCTAACGGAACCGGTTGATTTGTGcattgaattaaaaattgagaGGGGTCGTGGATATTGTACGAGAACCCCAAATAACTATCAGACGGAAGCTATCCTATAGATGCTGTATCCATGCCTGTTCGAAATGCGAATCATAGTATTCATTCTTATGGGAATGGGAATGAGAAACAAGAgatactttttcttgaaatatggACGAATGGAAGTTTAACTCCTAAGGAAGCGCTTTATGAAGCTTCTCGTAATTTGATCgatttatttattccttttttacaTGCGGAGGAACAGGACATAAATAGAAATATGGAGGACAATCAAAAAAGGGCTAGTGTGCCCTTTTTTACCTTTGATGATGGATTGGAtaatatgaaaagagaaatcatattgAAACGTATTTTATTGATCAATTAGAATTGCCTCCTAGGACTTATAACTGTCTCAAAAGGTCTAATATACATACATTGCTGGACCTTTTGagtaaaagtcaagaagatCTTATGAGAATTGAGCATTTTCGCGTAGAAGACGTAAACAATATTCGACATTCTACAGAAGGGTTTCACAATCGACTTGCTTAAAAATTCAACTCAGTTTGAATCccgttgaaattttttttttcatttcgaaTGAAAGcacgaaatgaaaaaattataatgaAAGACTATTTATTAactagaaaataatgaaataaaatttctattattttcttatctttatcttatttcttatttttataacTAAACTAACTATAAAATTATACTATAATTATTCTTcctatatattacaaattattattcaattcgaattgaataataatttgtaatatataatcaatatacacactaaaatatacacactaacgaaaaagaagaaacaaaacaaagtctGTTTTGAATCTTCAGCATAGTCTGTATTCGTGGATTCTTCAGATAGATCTATaatcaaatgaaagagatgTATCTAGGAGGATAAACTTTGAAGTATGCCTAACTAGATACATACGTAATATCCCGCCTTACCTTAGTATTTCAAGatctattttaatttgaaaagacCTAAAGTTAGAGACTTATCAATAGGTAATGTTGCTCCAATACCTAACCAAAGGGCTACTGCCGTACCAATCAAAAAGACTGTTGTAGCTACTGGGCGACGGAATGGATTTTGGAATTTATTAACATTTTCCAAAAAGGGTACTGTCAATAATCCCGCTGGTACCGAAACCATTAAAAGAACACCCAATAACTTATTGGGTACTGTACGGAGTATTTGAAATACGGGAAAGAAGTACCATTCGGGTAATATTTCCAAAGGAGTTGCAAATGGATCTGCCGGTTCACCAATCATTGATGGCTCTAGAACCGCTAGACCTACGTTACATGCAATAGTACCTAGAATTACTACgggaaaatatataaaagatcattAGGCCATGCCGGTTCCCCATAATAATTATGTCCCATCCCTTAGCCAATTTTGCTCTTAATACAGGATCATTCAAGTCGGGTTTCTTTGTTATTGGGATAGGTGAATTCTTATGGATCCATCCCCCGAAAGAACCGGACATGATGATTTTTCATCATCCAGCTCGAGCAATAATCAAAGGAATGAAATGGATTCATATAAAATCCATATGCCATCCAGGAACTATGTTCGTACAAATAAATGCTCAATACCCAAGTAGGCTTACATCGATCATGATCAAATGCTTTTTGGATTGTCTCATACCTTGTAATTGATGCACAATATTGTTTTTTAGAGTCTTCTTACGTACAAAGGATTTACTTGTTACTAATAAAGTCTAGCCTCGATTCTTCCTTAGATCCCGTGTTTCACTCCGATAGTATCATAGATCGGGGTCGATGCAGGGGAAATGAATGCATTCCCTACTATAAGTTAAATAAATGGAAGTGGAATAGATAGAACATAATCTGGATCATGCCACATCACTTATTCTACTAGATCTTACGAAGCCTATTCATGCATGACATGATTCGGGTCTGATCATAGAAAAGATTCTCCTCAAAGGAACCAGCCTATCCTCTTGCTCCGCAGGGGGGCGGCGGTTGGAACAGAGACACATTTGTTTATGAATTCCAATGTGGCAGATAATATATCTGCATGGACCAATCAATAGTTCAAGTCACACACTCCCATAATCCATCCTCTCCTCCGAGAATCCACTTCAACTGTTCGTATCAAATAAAAATACTTCGTGGTTGAAGGGAAATATCCAAATAACATGTcttattcttttcaataatcCATATTTATAGCAATGAAATacaaatactattttttttgttcctacccaaacaatatattatatgatcTATTACAAATACCTATGCTCTGTCTTCTCTATAAAGGACCTGAAATACCTTGCTTACGTATCATTGAAAAGTGCATTAACATAAATACGGCGGTAAGAAGAGGTAATACAAAAGTGTGTAAACTATAAAAGCGGGTCAAAGTGGATTGACCCACGCTAGCACTTCCGCGTAATAACTCTACCAAGGGCGATCCCACTATAGGGATAGCCTCAGGTACACCAGTTACAATTTTGACTGCCCAATACCCAATTTGGTCCCAAGGTAAAGAATAACCAGTTACCCCAAAGGATGCAGTCAACACAGCCAGAACTACACCCGTAACCCAAGTCAATTCACGTGGTTTCTTAAAACCACCTGTGAGATAAACACGAAATACGTGCAGGATCATCATTAGAACCATCATACTTGCTGACCATCGATGAACTGATCGGATTAACCAACCGAAGTTGGCTTCAGTCATTATGTATTGAACAGAGGCAAAAGCTTCTGTGACGGTCGGGCGATAGTAAAAAGTCATAGCAAAACCCGTAGCTACTTGTACTAAAAAGCAAGTAAGTGTGATCCCTCCTAGACAATGAAATATATTGACATGAGGAGGAACATATTTACTAGTTATATCATCTGCAATCGCTTGAATCTCGAGACGCTCCTCGAACCAATCATATACTTTATTGAGATAGGTGAACCGAAGGCGAAGGGACTCCCCCTCTAAGAACCGTATATGAGAATTTCGTCTCGTACGGCTCAAGCGAAAACACCCCAATACTG is a window from the Nymphaea colorata isolate Beijing-Zhang1983 unplaced genomic scaffold, ASM883128v2 scaffold0603, whole genome shotgun sequence genome containing:
- the LOC126409589 gene encoding cytochrome b6-like, with translation MIPNEQVSNLSFYCTLQPEPVLGCFRLSRTRRNSHIRFLEGESLRLRFTYLNKVYDWFEERLEIQAIADDITSKYVPPHVNIFHCLGGITLTCFLVQVATGFAMTFYYRPTVTEAFASVQYIMTEANFGWLIRSVHRWSASMMVLMMILHVFRVYLTGGFKKPRELTWVTGVVLAVLTASFGVTGYSLPWDQIGYWAVKIVTGVPEAIPIVGSPLVELLRGSASVGQSTLTRFYSLHTFVLPLLTAVFMLMHFSMIRKQGISGPL